From a region of the Geothrix sp. 21YS21S-2 genome:
- a CDS encoding Fic family protein: MQPPTTASARQEGILAFLRLRPGGVARHELEGLPEAAGLDPQRLRRLLAPLVKDGRIRVEGATQARRYFPGDGGTESLPLSPEGRAALARVLRPDRTPAVYHRPFLDTYQPNEVWYLPMELRHHLAGLGRAGDRSRRPALLADLAWNSARLDGAATPRTEAEALFSGAEAAPEDLPLLNHKAATDWMAGAEGADPVTVQNLHALLTDGLLEAPGAGGRLRTGPLALPGTRYAPPEAPRLVEWCFRQILRTASRILDPYEQSFFLLVHLPYLQPFAQASGSVARLAANLPLLRRQVVPVTFAAVPAQAYAQAMRAVWEENDPALLRDVFAFAVEHSCGSTGPDPFRLRYRAGIRAAVREAVLAGETGAGARIRAIAARLPAADGPRFRAEVDAELSALHDGNFARFLTSAEFAAWKERR; encoded by the coding sequence ATGCAGCCGCCCACCACCGCTTCCGCCCGCCAGGAGGGGATCCTGGCCTTCCTGCGCCTGCGGCCGGGGGGAGTGGCCCGCCACGAGCTGGAGGGCCTTCCGGAGGCCGCGGGCCTCGACCCCCAGCGCCTGCGGCGCCTGCTGGCGCCGCTGGTGAAGGACGGGCGGATCCGGGTGGAAGGAGCCACCCAGGCCCGGCGGTATTTCCCGGGGGACGGGGGGACGGAGTCCCTGCCGCTGAGCCCGGAGGGCCGGGCGGCCCTGGCGCGCGTCCTCCGGCCGGACCGCACTCCCGCCGTCTACCACCGGCCCTTCCTGGACACCTACCAGCCCAACGAGGTCTGGTACCTGCCCATGGAACTCCGCCATCACCTGGCGGGCCTGGGCCGGGCCGGGGACCGGTCCCGCCGGCCGGCGCTCCTGGCGGACCTGGCCTGGAACTCCGCCCGCCTGGATGGGGCCGCCACCCCCCGGACTGAGGCTGAGGCCCTCTTCTCCGGGGCGGAGGCGGCCCCGGAGGACCTTCCGCTCCTCAACCACAAGGCCGCCACCGACTGGATGGCCGGGGCGGAGGGGGCCGACCCGGTGACCGTGCAGAACCTCCATGCCCTGCTCACGGACGGCCTGCTGGAGGCTCCCGGGGCCGGGGGCCGGCTTAGGACGGGCCCCCTGGCGCTGCCGGGGACCCGCTACGCGCCCCCCGAGGCCCCCAGGCTGGTGGAGTGGTGCTTCCGCCAGATCCTGCGGACGGCGTCCCGGATCCTGGATCCGTACGAGCAGTCCTTCTTCCTGCTGGTGCACCTTCCCTACCTGCAGCCCTTCGCCCAGGCCAGCGGAAGCGTCGCGCGCCTGGCGGCGAACCTGCCCCTCCTGCGACGGCAGGTCGTCCCCGTCACCTTCGCCGCCGTGCCGGCCCAGGCCTACGCCCAGGCCATGCGGGCGGTGTGGGAGGAGAACGACCCGGCCCTGCTGCGGGATGTCTTCGCCTTCGCGGTGGAGCATTCCTGCGGGTCGACCGGGCCCGATCCCTTCCGCCTGCGCTACCGGGCCGGGATCCGCGCCGCGGTGCGCGAGGCGGTCCTGGCGGGGGAGACCGGAGCCGGGGCGCGCATCCGCGCCATCGCCGCCCGGCTCCCGGCGGCCGACGGCCCCAGGTTCCGGGCGGAGGTGGACGCGGAGCTGTCCGCCCTTCACGACGGGAACTTCGCGCGGTTCCTCACGTCCGCCGAATTCGCGGCCTGGAAGGAGCGCCGCTGA
- a CDS encoding cache domain-containing protein, with protein MRKFPLIAAVLPCIMASAQSPTPAQAESLVKRAVTYAKANGIEKLIQQTNQSNGVFHVGSGGEMYLFVYDQAGLCKAIGFNSVELVGKDRSGLKDPDGKMIVKEMLALGKAKGKGWVDYKYPDPVSGKVLAKTSYIEMHDGLLFGCGIYKR; from the coding sequence ATGAGGAAGTTCCCGCTCATCGCCGCCGTCCTCCCCTGCATCATGGCTTCCGCCCAGTCGCCCACCCCGGCCCAGGCGGAATCCCTGGTGAAGCGCGCGGTGACCTACGCGAAGGCCAACGGCATCGAGAAGCTCATCCAGCAGACCAACCAGTCCAACGGGGTCTTCCACGTGGGCTCGGGCGGGGAGATGTACCTCTTCGTCTACGACCAGGCCGGCCTGTGCAAGGCCATCGGCTTCAACTCGGTGGAACTGGTCGGCAAGGACCGGAGCGGCCTGAAGGACCCGGACGGCAAGATGATCGTCAAGGAGATGCTCGCCCTGGGCAAGGCCAAGGGCAAGGGCTGGGTGGACTACAAGTATCCCGACCCGGTCAGCGGCAAGGTGCTGGCGAAGACTTCCTATATCGAGATGCACGACGGGCTCCTCTTCGGCTGCGGCATCTACAAGCGGTAG
- a CDS encoding SpoVR family protein yields the protein MLPGGSEWTFESITAYDEAIGRIARDFGLDTYPHQLEIISSQQMMDAYASAGMPVNYHHWSFGKHFLATENRYRRGQMGLAYEIVINSDPCIAYLMEENTLTMQALVIAHAAYGHNSFFKGNHLFRQWTSAGTIIDYLVFARDYIAQCEERHGQEAVERLLDACHALMNLGVDRYRRSPRLSLTKERLRQKEREAYLQAQVNELWRTLPARPEKEKPAEEPRFPKEPEENLLYFIEKNAPLLEPWQREVVRIVRKVAQYFHPQRQTQLMNEGWASFWHFTLLNALYDEGSVGDGFMFEFLHSHTSVIHQPPYNSSWYSGVNPYALGFAMWRDLRRICEAPTEEDRHWFPDAAGSDWRETLPFAMQNFKDESFIAQFLSPRLMREFRFFTVVDDDKAPRLRIGSIHDEPGYEDLRRSLADQYNLGSREPNIQVWSVDLRGDRTLTLCYTNPRGLPLATDFEAVLEHMAYLWGFTVRLEERDATGEMRVLGVKLGERRRRD from the coding sequence ATGCTGCCGGGGGGATCGGAGTGGACCTTCGAGTCCATCACGGCCTACGACGAGGCCATCGGCAGGATCGCCCGGGACTTCGGCCTGGACACCTACCCCCACCAGCTGGAGATCATCAGCTCCCAGCAGATGATGGACGCGTACGCCTCGGCGGGCATGCCGGTCAACTACCACCACTGGTCCTTCGGCAAGCACTTCCTGGCCACGGAGAACCGCTACCGCCGCGGTCAGATGGGCCTGGCCTACGAGATCGTCATCAACTCCGACCCCTGCATCGCCTACCTCATGGAGGAGAACACCCTGACCATGCAGGCCCTGGTGATCGCCCACGCGGCCTACGGCCACAATTCCTTCTTCAAGGGCAACCACCTGTTCCGCCAGTGGACCAGCGCCGGCACCATCATCGACTACCTGGTGTTCGCCCGGGACTACATCGCCCAGTGCGAGGAGCGCCACGGCCAGGAGGCCGTGGAGCGCCTCCTGGACGCGTGCCACGCCCTCATGAACCTGGGCGTGGACCGGTACCGCCGCTCCCCGCGGCTCTCCCTCACCAAGGAGCGCCTGCGCCAGAAGGAGCGCGAGGCCTACCTCCAGGCCCAGGTGAACGAGCTCTGGCGCACCCTCCCGGCGCGCCCCGAGAAGGAGAAGCCCGCCGAGGAGCCCCGCTTTCCGAAGGAGCCCGAGGAGAACCTCCTCTACTTCATCGAGAAGAACGCCCCCCTCCTGGAGCCCTGGCAGCGGGAGGTGGTGCGCATCGTGCGCAAGGTGGCCCAGTACTTCCACCCCCAGCGCCAGACCCAGCTCATGAACGAGGGCTGGGCCTCCTTCTGGCACTTCACCCTGCTCAACGCGCTGTACGACGAGGGCAGCGTGGGCGACGGGTTCATGTTCGAGTTCCTCCACTCCCACACCAGCGTCATCCACCAGCCCCCCTACAACAGCTCCTGGTATTCCGGCGTCAACCCCTACGCCCTGGGCTTCGCCATGTGGCGGGACCTCCGGCGCATCTGCGAGGCCCCCACGGAGGAGGACCGCCACTGGTTCCCCGACGCGGCGGGCTCGGACTGGCGGGAGACCCTGCCCTTCGCCATGCAAAACTTCAAGGACGAGAGCTTCATCGCGCAGTTCCTCTCCCCCCGCCTCATGCGGGAGTTCCGGTTCTTCACGGTGGTGGACGACGACAAGGCCCCGCGCCTGCGCATCGGCTCCATCCACGACGAACCCGGGTACGAGGACTTGCGGAGATCCCTGGCGGACCAGTACAACCTCGGCAGCCGCGAGCCCAACATCCAGGTGTGGAGCGTGGACCTGCGCGGCGACCGCACCCTCACCCTGTGCTACACCAACCCCCGGGGCCTGCCCCTGGCCACGGATTTCGAGGCCGTGCTGGAGCACATGGCCTACCTGTGGGGGTTCACGGTGCGCCTGGAGGAGCGGGACGCGACGGGCGAGATGCGGGTGCTGGGGGTCAAGCTCGGGGAGCGGAGGCGGCGGGACTGA
- a CDS encoding YeaH/YhbH family protein, translating to MIQIIDRRFDSKNRSSVNRTRFLRRFRGQIKQAVSDVIDRGGIKDMDSGKKVRIPGKDIAEPQFGHGPGGRRERVHAGNDRYGTGDQVDRPPSGGQGGQGGRASPDGEGEDAFEFAISRDEFLDFFFDELALPNLVKRHLASLTEFRNVRAGHTHTGVPTNLNLVRTMRGATGRRIATRGPFTDRRRELEAALAEARRLHGEDSAEARDLLLELERLGRRLSAVPFIDTYDLRYNNRVRVAQPTTQAVMFCLMDVSGSMDEPKKNISKRFFTLLYLFLKRNYERIEVVFIRHHTSAEEVDEERFFHSRETGGTIVSSALRLMRDIAAERYPPGLWNIYGAQASDGDNWSDDSEPSRDLLADSILPQVQHFAYIEIADTPQVLWREYETLLPGHPDSFAMRRIREVTDIYPVFHDLFRKRV from the coding sequence ATGATCCAGATCATCGACCGGCGCTTCGACAGCAAGAACCGCAGTTCCGTGAACCGGACGCGGTTCCTGCGGCGCTTCCGGGGGCAGATCAAGCAGGCCGTCTCGGACGTCATCGACCGGGGCGGGATCAAGGACATGGATTCCGGCAAGAAGGTCCGCATCCCCGGCAAGGACATCGCCGAGCCCCAGTTCGGCCACGGTCCGGGAGGCAGGCGCGAGCGGGTGCACGCGGGCAACGACCGGTACGGCACCGGCGACCAGGTGGACCGCCCCCCCTCCGGGGGCCAGGGCGGCCAGGGGGGGCGCGCCAGCCCCGACGGCGAGGGCGAGGACGCCTTCGAGTTCGCCATCTCCCGGGACGAGTTCCTGGACTTCTTCTTCGACGAGCTGGCCCTGCCCAACCTCGTCAAGCGCCACCTGGCCAGCCTCACCGAGTTCAGGAACGTGCGCGCCGGCCACACCCACACGGGGGTGCCCACCAACCTCAACCTCGTGCGCACCATGCGGGGCGCCACGGGCCGGCGCATCGCCACCCGGGGCCCCTTCACGGACCGGCGCAGGGAGCTGGAGGCGGCCCTGGCCGAGGCCCGGCGCCTCCACGGGGAGGACAGCGCCGAGGCCCGGGACCTCCTGCTGGAACTGGAGCGCCTGGGCCGCCGGCTCTCCGCGGTGCCCTTCATCGACACCTACGACCTGCGCTACAACAACCGGGTGCGCGTGGCCCAGCCCACCACCCAGGCCGTGATGTTCTGCCTCATGGACGTCTCGGGCTCCATGGACGAGCCCAAGAAGAACATCTCCAAGCGGTTCTTCACCCTGCTCTACCTGTTCCTGAAGCGGAACTACGAGCGCATCGAGGTGGTCTTCATCCGGCACCACACCTCCGCCGAGGAGGTGGACGAGGAGCGCTTCTTCCACTCCCGGGAGACCGGAGGGACCATCGTCTCCAGCGCCCTCAGGCTCATGCGCGACATCGCCGCCGAGCGCTATCCGCCGGGCCTCTGGAACATCTACGGGGCCCAGGCCTCGGACGGCGACAACTGGTCCGACGACTCGGAGCCCAGCCGCGACCTGCTGGCCGATTCGATCCTGCCCCAGGTCCAGCACTTCGCCTACATCGAGATCGCCGACACCCCCCAGGTGCTCTGGCGGGAATACGAGACCCTGCTGCCCGGGCACCCCGACTCCTTCGCCATGCGGCGCATCCGTGAGGTGACCGACATCTACCCGGTCTTCCACGACCTGTTCCGGAAGCGGGTGTAG
- a CDS encoding PrkA family serine protein kinase, translating into MSIFHQYQSRYESAGAEEMSLQDYLELCRKDPSAYASVAERLLSAIGEPELVDTRSVERLSRIFANKVVRIYPAFKEFYGMEEVIEGIVSYFRHAAQGLEEKKQILYLLGPVGGGKSSLAEELKALMEKVPFYAIKGSPVHESPLGLFNPIEDGPILEGDYGIPRRYLTSIMSPWAVKRLQEFGGDITRFRVVKLRPSVLSQIAVSKTEPGDENNQDISSLVGKIDIRKLETYSQNDPDAYSYSGGLCLANRGMLEFVEMFKAPIKVLHPLLTATQEGNYKGTEGFGAIPFDGLILAHSNEAEWLTFKNNRNNEAFLDRIYIVKVPYTLRVTDEMRIYQKLLDNSSLAQAPCAPDTLRMLAQFSVLSRLKEPENSSIYSKMRVYDGENLKDTDPKAKSYQEYRDFAGVDEGMTGLSTRFAFKILSKVFNFDHREVAANPVHLMYVLEQQIEQEQYPGAIEEQYLRTIKEFISPRYAEFIGKEIQTAYLESYSEYGQNIFDRYVNYADFWIQDQEFRDPNTGEMLDRAALNNELEKIEKPAGISNPKDFRNEVVNFVLRARAKHDGKNPSWTSYEKLRAVIEKKMFSNTEELLPVISFNTKANTDDQKKHRDFVDRMVAKGYTEKQVRLLCDWYLRVRKSS; encoded by the coding sequence ATGTCGATCTTCCACCAGTATCAAAGCCGCTACGAATCCGCAGGCGCCGAGGAGATGAGCCTCCAGGACTACCTGGAACTCTGCAGGAAGGACCCCTCCGCCTATGCCAGCGTCGCGGAGCGCCTGCTGAGCGCCATCGGGGAGCCGGAGCTGGTCGACACCCGCTCCGTGGAGCGGCTCAGCCGCATCTTCGCCAACAAGGTGGTGCGCATCTACCCGGCCTTCAAGGAGTTCTACGGAATGGAGGAGGTGATCGAGGGGATCGTCTCCTACTTCCGCCACGCCGCCCAGGGGCTGGAGGAGAAGAAGCAGATCCTCTACCTGCTGGGCCCCGTGGGGGGCGGCAAGTCCTCCCTCGCCGAGGAGCTCAAGGCCCTCATGGAGAAGGTCCCCTTCTACGCCATCAAGGGGTCCCCGGTCCACGAGTCCCCCCTGGGCCTGTTCAACCCCATCGAGGACGGACCCATCCTGGAGGGCGACTACGGGATCCCCCGGCGCTACCTCACGTCCATCATGAGCCCCTGGGCCGTCAAGCGCCTGCAGGAATTCGGCGGCGACATCACCCGGTTCCGGGTGGTCAAGCTGCGGCCCTCGGTGCTCAGCCAGATCGCGGTCTCCAAGACCGAGCCCGGCGACGAGAACAACCAGGACATCTCGTCCCTGGTGGGCAAGATCGATATCCGCAAGCTGGAGACCTACTCCCAGAACGATCCCGACGCCTACTCCTACTCCGGCGGCCTGTGCCTGGCCAACCGGGGGATGCTGGAGTTCGTGGAGATGTTCAAGGCGCCCATCAAGGTCCTGCACCCGCTGCTCACCGCCACCCAGGAGGGCAACTACAAGGGCACCGAGGGCTTCGGCGCCATCCCCTTCGACGGGCTGATCCTGGCCCACTCCAACGAGGCCGAGTGGCTGACCTTCAAGAACAACCGCAACAACGAGGCCTTCCTGGACCGCATCTACATCGTGAAGGTGCCCTACACCCTGCGGGTCACGGACGAGATGCGCATCTACCAGAAGCTCCTGGACAACTCCTCCCTGGCCCAGGCCCCCTGCGCCCCCGACACGCTGCGCATGCTGGCCCAGTTCTCCGTGCTCAGCCGGCTCAAGGAGCCGGAGAACTCCAGCATCTACTCCAAGATGCGGGTCTACGACGGGGAGAACCTCAAGGACACCGATCCCAAGGCCAAGAGCTACCAGGAATACCGGGACTTCGCGGGCGTGGACGAGGGCATGACGGGCCTCTCGACCCGCTTCGCCTTCAAGATCCTCTCCAAGGTCTTCAACTTCGACCACCGGGAGGTGGCGGCCAATCCCGTCCACCTCATGTACGTGCTGGAGCAGCAGATCGAGCAGGAGCAGTACCCCGGGGCGATCGAGGAACAGTATCTGCGCACCATCAAGGAATTCATCTCACCGCGGTATGCAGAATTCATCGGGAAGGAGATCCAGACCGCCTACCTCGAGAGCTATTCGGAGTACGGCCAGAACATCTTCGACCGCTACGTCAACTATGCGGACTTCTGGATCCAGGATCAGGAATTCCGGGATCCGAACACCGGGGAAATGCTTGACCGGGCGGCGCTCAACAACGAGCTGGAGAAGATCGAGAAGCCCGCGGGCATCTCCAACCCCAAGGACTTCCGCAACGAGGTGGTGAACTTCGTCCTGCGCGCCCGGGCCAAGCATGACGGGAAGAACCCCTCCTGGACCTCGTACGAGAAGCTGCGGGCCGTCATCGAGAAGAAGATGTTCTCCAACACCGAGGAGCTGCTCCCGGTCATCTCCTTCAACACCAAGGCCAACACCGACGACCAGAAGAAGCACCGGGACTTCGTGGACCGCATGGTGGCCAAGGGCTACACGGAGAAGCAGGTGCGGCTCCTGTGCGACTGGTACCTGCGGGTCCGGAAGTCGTCATGA
- a CDS encoding NAD(P)H-dependent oxidoreductase codes for MTTATVLSPEELLKVQEWRYATKQFDRDRKVPADLWSALEKSLVLSPSSFGLQPWKFLVIQDPALRAKLKAASWGQGQIEDASHLVVFLAKETLTEADVDHYVARVAEVRHQAPESLAAYRGMMVGTLVTGPRAATVDAWAARQAYIALGNFMTSAALLGVDTCPMEGLDAAQYDQILGLAGTGYHTIVACPAGYRSTGDKYAELAKVRFPEAELVDHR; via the coding sequence ATGACCACCGCCACCGTCCTCTCCCCCGAAGAACTCCTCAAGGTGCAGGAGTGGCGCTACGCCACCAAGCAGTTCGACCGCGACCGCAAGGTCCCCGCCGACCTCTGGTCCGCCCTCGAGAAGTCCCTCGTCCTCAGCCCCAGCTCCTTCGGCCTCCAGCCCTGGAAGTTCCTGGTCATCCAGGACCCCGCCCTGCGCGCGAAGCTCAAGGCCGCGTCCTGGGGCCAGGGCCAGATCGAGGACGCCTCCCACCTGGTGGTCTTCCTGGCCAAGGAGACCCTCACCGAGGCCGACGTGGACCACTACGTGGCCCGGGTCGCCGAAGTGCGCCACCAGGCCCCCGAATCCCTGGCCGCCTACCGGGGCATGATGGTGGGCACCCTGGTGACCGGCCCCCGGGCCGCCACCGTCGACGCCTGGGCCGCTCGTCAGGCCTACATCGCCCTGGGCAACTTCATGACCAGCGCCGCCCTCCTGGGCGTGGACACCTGCCCCATGGAAGGCCTCGACGCCGCCCAGTACGACCAGATCCTGGGCCTGGCGGGCACCGGCTACCACACCATCGTCGCCTGTCCGGCCGGCTACCGGTCCACCGGGGACAAGTATGCGGAACTGGCCAAGGTCCGGTTCCCGGAAGCCGAGCTGGTCGACCACAGGTAA
- a CDS encoding helix-turn-helix domain-containing protein, whose translation MCPTRLVLDLIADKWTTLVIYLLSQGTRRYGELQREVGGISQKMLTQTLRKLEEDGLVRRVVYPEVPPRTEYSLTELGATLKEPLGALCQWAMVHLPDVEKARKASQRNRAKLLATRSA comes from the coding sequence ATGTGTCCCACCCGCCTCGTGCTGGATCTCATCGCGGACAAATGGACGACGCTCGTGATCTACCTGCTGTCCCAGGGCACCCGGCGGTACGGCGAGCTCCAGCGCGAGGTGGGCGGCATCAGCCAGAAGATGCTCACCCAGACGCTGCGCAAGCTCGAGGAGGACGGCCTGGTGCGCCGCGTCGTCTACCCCGAGGTGCCCCCGCGCACGGAGTATTCCCTCACCGAGCTGGGCGCGACGCTCAAGGAGCCCCTGGGGGCCCTGTGCCAGTGGGCCATGGTGCACCTTCCCGACGTGGAGAAGGCCCGCAAGGCCTCCCAGCGCAACCGCGCCAAGCTGCTCGCAACCCGTTCGGCCTAG
- a CDS encoding nucleoside 2-deoxyribosyltransferase, with protein MRIYFSCSITGGRGDQPAYAALVRHLLDAGHDVLTAHLASADLQGQEGGMEPEAVYLRDTAWVRACDAVIAEVSTPSHGVGYEIAYALERAKPVLCCFRRDATVSRMLTGNREIALAPYEGLPELLAGAQGFLGALSRPGTGAS; from the coding sequence ATGCGCATCTACTTCTCCTGCTCCATCACCGGGGGCCGCGGGGACCAGCCCGCCTACGCCGCCCTGGTCCGCCACCTCCTGGACGCGGGCCACGACGTGCTCACCGCGCACCTGGCCAGCGCCGACCTGCAGGGGCAGGAGGGGGGCATGGAGCCGGAGGCGGTGTACCTGCGGGACACCGCCTGGGTGCGGGCATGCGACGCGGTCATCGCCGAGGTGAGCACGCCCAGCCATGGCGTGGGCTACGAGATCGCCTATGCCCTGGAGCGCGCCAAGCCCGTGCTCTGCTGCTTCCGGAGGGACGCCACCGTGAGCCGCATGCTCACCGGGAACCGGGAGATCGCCCTGGCCCCCTACGAGGGGCTCCCGGAGCTGCTGGCGGGCGCCCAGGGGTTCCTGGGCGCCCTCAGTCGGCCAGGGACCGGAGCGTCCTGA
- a CDS encoding exopolysaccharide biosynthesis protein — protein MSPRPFFSVLHDLLDHERDVRLGELLDAAGEQSYGLLILLLALPSLVPALNTGLAPVGGAAVMAIGYQLGRGVPHPWVPQRVLALPIHKGAIKNALARLERLLLRWSSRTAEKHPLSHKWMGAALIWTGFLLAVPVPLPFANIIPAAILCLLGAALLEQRQDWAWAATLASLGTTVYFALSANLAFRIFRTLRSLAD, from the coding sequence ATGTCCCCCCGCCCCTTCTTCTCGGTCCTGCATGATCTCCTGGATCACGAGCGGGACGTGCGCCTCGGGGAGCTCCTGGACGCCGCCGGGGAGCAGTCCTACGGCCTCCTGATCCTGCTGCTGGCCCTGCCCAGCCTCGTTCCTGCGCTCAACACGGGCCTGGCCCCCGTGGGCGGCGCGGCGGTGATGGCCATCGGCTACCAGCTGGGCCGGGGCGTCCCCCATCCCTGGGTGCCCCAGAGGGTCCTCGCGCTGCCCATCCACAAGGGCGCCATCAAGAACGCCCTGGCGCGCCTGGAGCGGCTGCTGCTGCGCTGGTCCAGCCGGACCGCGGAGAAGCATCCGCTGAGCCACAAGTGGATGGGCGCCGCCCTGATCTGGACGGGCTTCCTGCTGGCCGTGCCGGTGCCCCTGCCCTTCGCCAACATCATCCCGGCCGCCATCCTCTGCCTCCTGGGCGCGGCCCTCCTGGAGCAGCGCCAGGACTGGGCCTGGGCCGCCACCCTCGCCAGCCTCGGGACCACCGTCTACTTCGCCCTGTCGGCGAACCTCGCCTTCAGGATCTTCAGGACGCTCCGGTCCCTGGCCGACTGA
- a CDS encoding aminotransferase class V-fold PLP-dependent enzyme: MHRFLLDPSLIFLNHGSFGACPREVLQVCHAWQAEMEANPVEFLGRRSAALLAAARAELGRYLGARAEDLAFVANATHGVNIVARSLPLEAGDEVLATDHEYGACDGAWEFATARRGARYVRAEIPLPFRRGEFADRVWEKVTDRTRVLFLSHIASTTALVFPVGELCRRARAAGILTVIDGAHAPGQLELDLAALGADFYTGNCHKWLCAPKGSAFLHVRPEHQAVLDAPAVSWGYLALPANDAYTGTTPLERKLQWQGTRDLSAFLSVPAAIAFQERNGWAAERVRCHALAVETLHRVCAATGLPLPAEDADFGQMAIIPVPAGDAAALQAGLLRDHRIEVPVTCHKGSLFVRMSAQAYNTPRDADALVAALTGR; this comes from the coding sequence ATGCACCGATTCCTGCTCGACCCCTCCCTCATCTTCCTGAACCACGGCTCCTTCGGGGCCTGCCCCCGGGAGGTGCTCCAGGTGTGCCACGCCTGGCAGGCGGAGATGGAGGCCAACCCGGTGGAGTTCCTGGGCAGGCGTTCCGCGGCGCTCCTGGCCGCTGCCCGGGCGGAGCTGGGCCGGTACCTGGGCGCCCGGGCCGAGGACCTGGCCTTCGTGGCCAACGCCACCCACGGCGTGAACATCGTGGCGCGGTCCCTGCCCCTGGAGGCCGGGGACGAGGTGCTGGCCACGGACCACGAGTACGGCGCCTGCGACGGAGCGTGGGAGTTCGCCACGGCCCGGCGGGGGGCGCGGTACGTCAGGGCGGAGATCCCGCTGCCCTTCAGGAGGGGGGAGTTCGCGGACCGGGTGTGGGAGAAGGTCACCGACCGCACCCGGGTGCTTTTCCTCAGCCACATCGCCTCCACCACCGCCCTGGTCTTCCCGGTCGGGGAGCTGTGCCGGCGCGCCCGGGCCGCGGGAATCCTCACGGTCATCGACGGCGCCCACGCTCCGGGGCAGCTGGAGCTCGACCTCGCGGCCCTGGGCGCCGACTTCTACACGGGCAACTGCCACAAGTGGCTGTGCGCGCCCAAGGGATCGGCGTTCCTGCACGTGCGCCCGGAACACCAGGCGGTCCTGGACGCCCCCGCGGTGAGCTGGGGCTACCTGGCCCTGCCGGCCAACGACGCCTACACGGGCACCACCCCCCTGGAGCGCAAGCTGCAGTGGCAGGGCACGCGGGACCTGTCGGCCTTCCTCTCGGTCCCCGCGGCCATCGCCTTCCAGGAGCGCAACGGCTGGGCGGCGGAGCGGGTCCGCTGCCATGCGCTGGCGGTGGAGACGCTCCACCGGGTCTGCGCGGCCACGGGCCTGCCCCTGCCCGCCGAGGACGCCGACTTCGGGCAGATGGCCATCATCCCGGTGCCCGCGGGCGACGCCGCCGCCCTCCAGGCGGGGCTCCTGCGCGACCACCGCATCGAGGTGCCGGTGACCTGCCACAAGGGCTCGCTCTTCGTGCGGATGTCCGCGCAGGCCTACAACACGCCCCGGGACGCCGACGCCCTGGTGGCGGCCCTCACAGGAAGGTGA
- a CDS encoding HD domain-containing protein, with the protein MTLELDSWQERFEAFWAAAPGGDGAHDVHHLRRVWRSARKIAAAEPGADLLVLLAAAYLHDLVNPPKDSPLRSRASRLSAEKAVPLLEGMGLDPGRARAAAHAIEAHSYSAGIPPATLEARILQDADRLEALGAIGLARCFYTGGKMGTALWEAGDPLGRSGRALDDRLYSVDHFPLKLLRLPDLMTTAEGRRLARRRTRVLALFLSQLERELLD; encoded by the coding sequence ATGACCCTTGAACTCGATTCCTGGCAGGAGCGCTTCGAGGCCTTCTGGGCCGCCGCCCCCGGCGGGGACGGGGCCCACGACGTGCACCACCTGCGCCGGGTGTGGCGCTCGGCCCGGAAGATCGCCGCGGCGGAGCCCGGGGCCGACCTCCTGGTGCTCCTTGCCGCGGCCTACCTCCACGACCTGGTTAACCCGCCCAAGGACTCGCCCCTGCGCTCCCGGGCCTCCCGCCTGTCGGCGGAGAAGGCCGTGCCGCTCCTGGAGGGCATGGGCCTCGACCCCGGCCGGGCCCGGGCGGCGGCCCACGCCATCGAGGCCCACAGCTATTCCGCAGGCATCCCCCCCGCCACCCTGGAGGCGCGCATCCTGCAGGACGCCGACCGCCTCGAGGCCCTGGGGGCCATCGGCCTGGCCCGGTGCTTCTACACCGGCGGGAAGATGGGCACCGCGCTCTGGGAGGCCGGGGACCCCCTGGGCCGCTCCGGGCGCGCCCTGGACGACCGGCTCTACTCCGTGGACCACTTCCCCCTCAAGCTCCTGCGCCTGCCGGACCTCATGACCACCGCCGAGGGGCGGCGCCTGGCCCGGCGCCGGACCCGGGTCCTGGCCCTGTTCCTGTCGCAGCTGGAACGAGAACTCCTTGACTGA